From a region of the Georgenia yuyongxinii genome:
- a CDS encoding RidA family protein translates to MTLTHINPDTLHHNPAFSQAVLLDGPGRLLVIGGQNAVDADGAIVGDDVGTQTAKALENLLAVLHSVGAGQEHVAKLTVYLTAGQDINAGFAASQRVWGQHATALTVLQVASLGRPEFLVEIEALAYLPAE, encoded by the coding sequence ATGACGCTCACCCACATCAACCCGGACACGTTGCACCACAACCCCGCCTTCTCGCAGGCCGTGCTGCTCGACGGTCCGGGCCGGCTGCTCGTCATCGGTGGTCAGAACGCGGTCGACGCGGACGGTGCGATCGTCGGCGACGACGTCGGCACCCAGACCGCGAAGGCGCTGGAGAACCTGCTCGCCGTCCTGCACTCGGTCGGCGCCGGCCAGGAGCACGTGGCCAAGCTGACCGTCTATCTCACCGCCGGGCAGGACATCAACGCGGGGTTCGCCGCCTCGCAGCGGGTGTGGGGCCAGCACGCCACCGCCCTCACCGTGCTACAGGTGGCTAGCCTGGGCCGGCCCGAGTTCCTCGTCGAGATCGAGGCGCTCGCCTACCTGCCCGCGGAGTGA
- a CDS encoding glycerophosphodiester phosphodiesterase family protein: MLAAAASLLAPTGLYGSHPGPYAVAHRGGAGLAAENTLAAFERSAALGVTYLETDVRTTADGVPLAFHDRALDRVTDLRGPVAAHPWAHVRRARVLGTEPVVALEDLLGSFAQACFMIDVKEARSVAPTIAAIRRTGTAGRVCVAGGWDTWLAAIRRECGPALTTALGWRALTALIGCARTGSRPPGAIATAPFAHVAWRLGAMGIMSAPRVATRLVSMAHDLGVRVITWTVDDAPSIHRLLHDGVDGVITDRPDVLREVLVGRGMWVPRR, from the coding sequence ATGCTCGCTGCCGCCGCATCGCTCCTCGCCCCGACGGGCCTGTACGGCTCGCACCCCGGGCCGTACGCCGTCGCCCACCGCGGTGGGGCAGGCCTGGCCGCGGAGAACACCCTCGCCGCGTTCGAGCGCTCCGCCGCGCTCGGCGTGACCTACCTGGAGACGGACGTGCGCACCACGGCCGACGGCGTCCCCCTCGCCTTCCACGACAGGGCGCTGGACCGCGTCACCGACCTGCGCGGACCCGTCGCGGCGCACCCGTGGGCCCACGTGCGGCGGGCCCGCGTGCTCGGCACGGAGCCGGTGGTGGCGCTTGAGGACCTGCTCGGATCCTTCGCTCAGGCGTGCTTCATGATCGACGTCAAGGAGGCGCGGTCGGTCGCACCCACCATCGCGGCGATCCGACGCACCGGGACGGCCGGCCGAGTCTGCGTCGCCGGCGGCTGGGACACCTGGCTCGCCGCCATCCGCCGCGAGTGCGGCCCCGCACTGACCACGGCCCTGGGCTGGCGGGCGCTGACCGCGCTGATCGGCTGCGCCCGCACCGGGTCCCGACCGCCAGGCGCCATTGCGACGGCTCCGTTCGCCCACGTGGCGTGGCGGCTCGGGGCGATGGGCATCATGTCCGCGCCCCGGGTGGCTACGCGCCTGGTGTCGATGGCGCACGACCTCGGGGTCCGCGTGATCACCTGGACCGTCGACGACGCCCCGTCGATCCACCGGCTCCTCCACGACGGCGTCGACGGGGTGATCACCGACCGACCGGACGTGCTGCGCGAGGTGCTCGTGGGACGCGGCATGTGGGTACCCCGGCGCTAA
- a CDS encoding glycoside hydrolase family 65 protein, which produces MTPLPVDPWSLREPTLDLDRLAATESMFALANGHVGIRGNLDEGEPHHTLGTYLSGFYEKHVLPYPESGYGYPESGQTMVNVTDGKLVRLLVDDEPFDVRYGTLRSHERVLDFRTGTLRREAEWVSPAGRPVKIRSTRLVSFAHRAVVGIAYEVEALEETRVILQSELVANEPRPAVVDGDPRVPAALDQPLDPVTADTEHVGAVLVHRTRSSNLLLAAGMDHDIEAAGQFEVDQQVRPDWARTTVVAVLRPGETLRLVKYVAYGWSATRSEPALRDQVAAALTSARFAGWDTLRLGQSAFLDEFWAGADVEVDGDPVLQQAMRFALFHVLQAGARTERRAIGAKALTGAGYSGHTFWDIEGFVLPVLTLTHPPAAADALRWRASTLDLARQRAATLGLAGAAFPWRTINGEETSAYWPASTAAPHINADVARAFEEYRLITGDTELERECGLEVLVETARLWRSLGHHDRHGVWHIDGVTGPDEYTALTDDNVFTNLMAARNLQAAADAAARNPQLASGLGVTTEEVALWRAAAEAVHVPYDEELGVHPQCESFTRFGEWDFEASAGRYLLLMHAPYFQLYRKQVVKQADLVLAMQWFPERFTDEQRARNLDYYERRTVRDSSLSACTQAVLCAQTGHLALAHDYLHEAALVDLRDIHGNTGHGVHIASLAGAWTALVAGFGGLGHGETTTLRLSPALPDAITRLVFRVRWRGTPVRVEVAEGQVRCSLPGPRARLPVRIYDEEVVVTSARPVSRPLRPREPLLATPEQPPGLGPRVQARA; this is translated from the coding sequence GTGACCCCGCTGCCGGTTGACCCGTGGTCGCTGCGCGAGCCGACCCTCGACCTGGACCGGCTCGCCGCGACAGAGTCGATGTTCGCCCTGGCCAACGGCCACGTCGGGATTCGCGGCAACCTCGACGAGGGCGAGCCGCACCACACCCTGGGCACCTACCTCAGCGGGTTCTACGAGAAGCACGTGCTCCCGTACCCCGAGAGCGGGTACGGCTACCCCGAGTCGGGGCAGACGATGGTCAACGTCACCGACGGCAAGCTGGTTCGGCTCCTCGTCGACGACGAGCCCTTCGACGTGCGGTACGGGACCCTGCGTTCGCACGAGCGGGTGCTCGACTTCCGCACCGGCACCCTGCGGCGCGAGGCCGAGTGGGTGTCACCCGCCGGCCGGCCGGTGAAGATCCGCTCGACGCGCCTCGTCTCCTTCGCTCACCGGGCGGTGGTCGGCATCGCCTACGAGGTGGAGGCGCTGGAGGAGACCCGCGTGATCCTGCAGTCCGAGCTGGTCGCCAACGAGCCGCGGCCGGCGGTGGTCGACGGCGACCCCCGGGTGCCGGCCGCCCTGGACCAGCCGTTGGACCCGGTGACGGCGGACACCGAGCACGTCGGCGCCGTCCTCGTGCACCGCACCCGCAGCAGCAACCTGCTCCTGGCGGCGGGGATGGATCATGACATCGAGGCGGCGGGCCAGTTCGAGGTCGACCAGCAGGTGCGCCCGGACTGGGCCCGCACCACAGTGGTGGCGGTACTGCGGCCGGGGGAGACCCTGCGGCTGGTGAAGTACGTGGCCTACGGCTGGTCGGCGACACGCTCCGAGCCCGCGCTGCGCGACCAGGTGGCGGCCGCGCTGACCAGCGCCCGGTTCGCGGGGTGGGACACCCTCAGGCTCGGCCAGAGCGCTTTTCTCGACGAGTTCTGGGCCGGGGCGGACGTCGAGGTGGACGGCGACCCGGTGCTCCAGCAGGCCATGCGGTTCGCCCTGTTCCACGTGCTGCAGGCCGGGGCCCGTACCGAGCGCCGGGCGATCGGCGCCAAGGCGCTGACCGGGGCGGGGTACAGCGGGCACACGTTCTGGGACATCGAGGGCTTCGTGCTGCCCGTGCTCACCCTCACCCACCCGCCGGCCGCGGCGGACGCGCTGCGCTGGCGCGCCTCCACGCTCGACCTCGCCCGCCAGCGGGCGGCCACCCTCGGCCTGGCCGGCGCGGCGTTCCCGTGGCGCACCATCAACGGCGAGGAGACCTCGGCGTACTGGCCCGCAAGCACGGCGGCGCCGCACATCAACGCCGACGTCGCTCGTGCCTTCGAGGAGTACCGGCTGATCACCGGGGACACCGAGCTCGAGCGGGAGTGCGGCCTGGAGGTGCTCGTGGAGACCGCCCGGCTGTGGCGCTCGCTGGGCCACCACGACCGGCACGGCGTGTGGCACATCGACGGCGTCACCGGCCCCGACGAGTACACCGCGCTGACGGACGACAACGTCTTCACCAACCTCATGGCGGCCCGGAACCTGCAGGCCGCCGCCGACGCCGCGGCCCGCAATCCCCAGCTCGCGTCCGGGCTGGGCGTGACGACGGAGGAGGTCGCGCTCTGGCGCGCGGCCGCCGAGGCGGTCCACGTGCCCTACGACGAGGAGCTCGGGGTCCATCCCCAGTGCGAGAGCTTCACCCGGTTCGGCGAGTGGGACTTCGAGGCCTCCGCCGGGCGGTACCTCCTGCTCATGCACGCCCCCTACTTCCAGCTCTACCGCAAGCAGGTGGTCAAGCAGGCCGACCTGGTCCTGGCGATGCAGTGGTTCCCGGAGCGGTTCACTGACGAGCAGCGTGCCCGCAACCTCGACTACTACGAGCGGCGCACGGTGCGCGACTCCTCCCTGTCCGCCTGCACGCAGGCGGTGCTGTGCGCGCAGACCGGCCACCTCGCGCTCGCCCACGACTACCTCCACGAGGCCGCGCTCGTGGACCTGCGCGACATCCACGGCAACACCGGGCACGGTGTGCACATCGCCTCGCTGGCCGGCGCCTGGACCGCGCTCGTCGCCGGGTTCGGCGGGCTCGGGCACGGCGAGACCACCACGCTGCGCCTGTCGCCGGCCCTGCCCGACGCGATCACCAGGCTCGTGTTCCGGGTGCGGTGGCGCGGCACGCCGGTGCGGGTGGAGGTGGCCGAGGGGCAGGTGCGGTGCAGCCTGCCCGGCCCCCGGGCGCGTCTGCCGGTCCGGATCTACGACGAGGAGGTGGTGGTCACGTCCGCGCGGCCGGTCAGCCGCCCGCTGCGCCCGCGTGAGCCGCTGCTGGCGACGCCGGAGCAGCCGCCGGGGCTCGGCCCGCGGGTGCAGGCCAGGGCCTGA
- a CDS encoding HAD family hydrolase: protein MLGLPAQVRACLFDLDGVLTRTADTHRAAWAETFDEFLRARALRTGQVFAPFDPDADYARYVDGKPREDGIRDFLTSRGVSLPLGSPEDRDSVRGLGTVKNERLLRRLVEGGVVVFADGRSYVEAARTAGLACAVVSSSANTRMVLDVAGLAGLFGAVVDGVVAAELALPGKPAPDTFLEGARRLDVEPARCAVFEDALAGVQAGRAGGFGFVVGVDRDRRRAAALLDQGADVVVPDLEELL from the coding sequence ATGCTGGGACTGCCGGCGCAGGTGCGGGCCTGCCTCTTCGACCTCGACGGTGTGCTCACCCGTACCGCGGACACGCACCGGGCCGCGTGGGCGGAGACCTTCGACGAGTTCCTCCGCGCCCGGGCGCTACGGACCGGGCAGGTGTTCGCGCCGTTCGACCCCGACGCCGACTACGCCAGGTACGTGGACGGCAAGCCCCGCGAGGACGGCATCCGCGACTTCCTCACCAGCCGGGGCGTCTCGCTGCCGCTGGGTTCCCCGGAGGACCGGGACAGCGTGCGCGGGCTCGGCACCGTCAAGAACGAGCGGCTGCTGCGCCGCCTGGTGGAGGGGGGCGTGGTGGTCTTCGCCGACGGCCGGTCCTATGTGGAGGCGGCCCGCACCGCCGGGCTGGCCTGCGCCGTCGTGTCCAGCAGCGCGAACACCCGCATGGTTCTCGACGTCGCGGGCCTGGCCGGTCTGTTCGGTGCGGTGGTCGACGGCGTGGTCGCCGCGGAGCTGGCGCTGCCCGGCAAGCCGGCGCCGGACACGTTCCTCGAGGGCGCCCGCCGGCTCGACGTCGAGCCGGCCCGGTGCGCCGTCTTCGAGGACGCCCTCGCCGGGGTGCAGGCGGGACGCGCCGGCGGCTTCGGCTTCGTCGTCGGTGTGGACCGGGACCGGCGCCGGGCCGCCGCCCTGCTGGACCAAGGGGCCGACGTCGTCGTACCCGATCTGGAGGAGCTGCTGTGA
- a CDS encoding SRPBCC family protein translates to MAPQPSGALARTPSGLDLILVREFASPPAQVWATLTESARTVKWFGSWTGTPGTGGVVRVRMVHEEGEHETTARIDACEPPKHLAVTTGEEAGGWRLEMFLVDSGDGGTILRFVHHLPADAPVADTGVGWDFYLDNFAAAHEDRPLVMWDDYYPALLPYYEALAEQA, encoded by the coding sequence ATGGCACCTCAACCTAGCGGGGCGCTCGCACGCACGCCGTCGGGTCTCGACCTCATTCTCGTGCGCGAGTTCGCCTCGCCGCCCGCGCAGGTCTGGGCCACGCTGACCGAGTCCGCGCGGACGGTGAAGTGGTTCGGCTCGTGGACCGGCACACCGGGGACCGGCGGCGTCGTCCGGGTGCGGATGGTGCACGAGGAGGGTGAGCACGAGACCACCGCGCGGATCGACGCGTGCGAGCCGCCGAAGCATCTGGCTGTCACCACCGGCGAGGAGGCCGGGGGCTGGCGGCTCGAGATGTTCCTGGTGGACAGCGGCGACGGCGGGACCATTCTGCGGTTCGTCCACCACCTGCCGGCGGATGCCCCCGTGGCGGACACGGGGGTCGGCTGGGACTTCTACCTGGACAACTTCGCGGCGGCGCACGAGGACCGGCCGCTGGTGATGTGGGACGACTACTACCCTGCGCTGCTGCCCTACTACGAGGCGCTGGCCGAGCAGGCCTGA
- a CDS encoding cupin domain-containing protein: MPDIPGLVAEHLAAAEASPRGRSALKLIHDGPLRQSIIALAAGQKLEEHNTPLAATLQVLHGLVRLTSPGGDVVLPAGALEPVPHERHGLAAIEDSVVLLTAVTAEE, translated from the coding sequence ATGCCTGACATCCCCGGCCTGGTGGCCGAGCACCTCGCCGCCGCAGAGGCGTCTCCGCGCGGGCGCAGCGCGTTGAAGCTCATCCACGACGGGCCGTTGCGGCAGAGCATCATCGCGCTCGCGGCGGGGCAGAAGCTGGAAGAGCACAACACTCCGCTCGCGGCCACGCTGCAGGTGCTGCACGGGCTCGTGCGGCTGACCAGCCCCGGTGGGGACGTCGTGCTCCCTGCGGGCGCGCTCGAGCCGGTGCCGCACGAGCGGCACGGTCTGGCCGCTATCGAGGACTCGGTCGTGCTCCTGACCGCGGTCACGGCAGAGGAGTAG
- a CDS encoding VOC family protein, translated as MTSAISSIAIDAHDPRRVADFWAAALGWVVLEDPDEEVVSIGPADGSAPGIDVIPVPDAKSVKNRLHLDLRADGSTQAEEVDRLLALGATRADVGQGPDVTWVVLADPEGNEFCVLQRSAQRVAAEAGR; from the coding sequence ATGACCAGCGCCATCTCGAGCATCGCCATCGACGCGCACGATCCCCGGCGCGTCGCCGACTTCTGGGCCGCCGCCCTCGGCTGGGTGGTCCTCGAGGACCCCGACGAGGAGGTGGTAAGCATCGGACCGGCCGACGGCAGCGCGCCGGGGATCGACGTCATCCCTGTCCCGGACGCCAAGTCGGTGAAGAACCGGCTGCACCTGGACCTGCGCGCGGACGGGTCGACCCAGGCGGAGGAGGTCGACCGCCTCCTGGCCCTGGGCGCCACCCGTGCCGACGTCGGCCAGGGGCCCGACGTCACCTGGGTGGTCCTCGCCGACCCGGAGGGCAACGAGTTCTGCGTGCTGCAGCGCTCGGCGCAGCGGGTGGCCGCCGAGGCAGGACGGTGA
- a CDS encoding bifunctional 3'-5' exonuclease/DNA polymerase, with protein sequence MDVVVAASAEGVHLVRDGDDPASAVVPAAQLPDRVRALERDRPRWVWADTATTYPALLRAGVRVERCHDLRLCHTILRHAAATAGSSLATAPPGPWDALAADDADRTPTLLDDLAPAIGPDEVLGEHARQRAALALAADPGRLRLLLAAESAGALIAAEMSHDGLPWDRAIHDRLLTELLGPRPAQGGRPPRLEALARQVRELLDAPHLNPDSPPELLRALRGAGLDVTSTSKWELAELDHPVITPLLEYKRLARLLSANGWAWMDAWIRPPGPGHRGRFHPDYVPGGVVSGRWATRGGGALQLPKQVRGAVVPDPGWKLVVADAAQLEPRVLAAMARDEQMARAGRGADLYQGLVDAGVVERRAHAKVAMLGAMYGATTGDAGQLMPRLKGAYPRAIGVVDRAAQTGERGGVVSTWLGRTSPPPPEEWHVVQRRASEADADESARRGARRRARDWGRFTRNFVVQGSAAEWALCWMADLRLRLRRIGDGAAHLVFFLHDEVIVHTPARLADDVAAAVHEAAAGAGRLLFGDFPVDFPLDVAVVDSYAEA encoded by the coding sequence GTGGACGTCGTCGTGGCAGCGAGCGCGGAGGGCGTGCACCTGGTGCGCGACGGCGACGACCCAGCCTCCGCCGTCGTGCCCGCCGCCCAGCTCCCCGACCGGGTGCGTGCGCTCGAGCGCGACCGTCCCCGCTGGGTCTGGGCCGACACCGCAACCACCTACCCCGCCCTGCTGCGCGCCGGGGTCCGGGTGGAGCGGTGCCACGACCTGCGGCTGTGTCACACGATCCTCCGGCACGCGGCGGCGACGGCGGGCTCCTCGCTGGCGACGGCGCCGCCCGGCCCGTGGGACGCCCTGGCGGCGGACGATGCCGACCGGACCCCCACCCTCCTCGACGACCTCGCCCCGGCGATCGGGCCCGACGAGGTCCTCGGTGAGCACGCCCGGCAGCGCGCCGCACTCGCCCTCGCCGCCGACCCGGGCCGGTTGCGCCTGCTGCTGGCCGCCGAGTCGGCCGGGGCGCTCATCGCCGCGGAGATGTCCCACGACGGGCTGCCGTGGGACCGGGCCATCCACGACCGGCTGCTGACCGAGCTCCTCGGCCCCCGCCCCGCGCAGGGTGGCCGCCCGCCCCGGCTCGAGGCGCTGGCCCGCCAGGTCAGAGAGCTGCTCGACGCCCCCCACCTGAACCCGGACTCGCCCCCGGAACTGCTCCGCGCGCTGCGCGGGGCAGGCCTCGACGTGACCTCGACGAGCAAGTGGGAGCTCGCCGAGCTCGATCACCCGGTGATCACGCCCCTGCTGGAGTACAAGCGGCTGGCCCGCCTTCTCAGCGCCAACGGGTGGGCCTGGATGGACGCCTGGATCCGCCCACCCGGCCCGGGCCACCGCGGGCGCTTCCATCCGGACTACGTGCCAGGCGGCGTCGTCAGCGGGCGGTGGGCCACTCGCGGCGGCGGCGCGCTGCAGCTGCCCAAGCAGGTGCGCGGCGCCGTCGTCCCCGATCCGGGGTGGAAGCTCGTGGTCGCCGACGCCGCCCAGCTCGAGCCCCGCGTTCTCGCCGCGATGGCCCGGGACGAGCAGATGGCGCGGGCCGGGCGCGGGGCGGACCTCTACCAGGGTCTGGTGGACGCCGGCGTCGTCGAGCGCCGCGCGCACGCCAAGGTCGCGATGCTGGGGGCGATGTACGGGGCGACCACGGGCGACGCCGGCCAGCTGATGCCCCGACTCAAGGGCGCATACCCGCGCGCCATCGGCGTGGTGGACCGGGCGGCGCAGACGGGTGAACGTGGCGGGGTGGTCAGCACCTGGCTGGGCCGGACCTCCCCGCCGCCGCCCGAGGAGTGGCACGTGGTCCAGCGCCGGGCGAGCGAGGCCGACGCCGACGAGTCCGCGCGGCGCGGGGCCCGCCGCCGTGCCCGGGACTGGGGCCGCTTCACCCGCAACTTCGTGGTGCAGGGCAGCGCCGCGGAGTGGGCCCTGTGCTGGATGGCGGACCTGCGCCTGCGGCTGCGCAGGATCGGCGACGGCGCCGCGCACCTCGTCTTCTTCCTCCATGACGAGGTCATCGTGCACACCCCCGCCCGCCTCGCCGACGACGTCGCCGCCGCCGTGCACGAGGCCGCCGCGGGGGCGGGCCGGCTGCTCTTCGGGGACTTCCCGGTGGACTTCCCGCTCGACGTCGCGGTGGTCGACAGCTACGCGGAGGCGTGA
- a CDS encoding ABC transporter ATP-binding protein produces the protein MVSEVRAAAEGRAGASAADRAADRAVNHARPGAAPEGLRVRDLHVRYPAGRGAVTTAVAGVDLDVRTGEVVALLGPSGSGKSSLLRAVAGLEPVAGGTMRWAGRDLAGVPVHRRGFGLMFQDGQLFPHRTVAGNVAYGLTMARLPRARRERRVAELLDLVGLAGYGPRPVSTLSGGQAQRVTLARALAPQPALLLLDEPLSALDRGLREHLTGELHDILRATGTTALYVTHDHDEAFTVADRVAVMDAGRLLQVDAPDRLWWRPVSREVAAFLGYGPFLPAEVRRDVARTVLGEVPLRTAVPDGAALVAVGPAALHVVTGEGWTGGDDVEVPVLGTRFVRGRTEVDVTLPDGSRATAVAPGATVVGERVQVRLDPGAAVVVPASPHDDTRVEPGSA, from the coding sequence ATGGTGAGCGAGGTTCGCGCCGCAGCGGAGGGCCGGGCGGGGGCCAGCGCTGCGGACCGTGCTGCGGACCGTGCGGTGAACCATGCCCGCCCGGGCGCCGCGCCCGAGGGGTTGCGCGTGCGCGACCTCCACGTGCGCTACCCCGCGGGCCGGGGAGCGGTGACGACGGCGGTCGCCGGGGTGGACCTGGACGTGCGCACGGGCGAGGTGGTCGCGCTGCTCGGGCCATCCGGCTCCGGCAAGTCCTCCCTGCTCCGCGCCGTCGCAGGCCTGGAACCGGTGGCCGGCGGCACGATGCGCTGGGCGGGGCGGGACCTCGCCGGTGTCCCGGTGCACCGGCGCGGGTTCGGCCTGATGTTCCAGGACGGACAGCTGTTCCCGCACCGGACGGTGGCGGGGAACGTCGCCTACGGCCTGACCATGGCGCGGCTGCCCCGGGCCCGCCGCGAGCGGCGGGTGGCCGAGCTGCTCGACCTCGTCGGCCTGGCCGGCTACGGCCCGCGCCCGGTCAGCACCCTCTCCGGCGGGCAGGCGCAGCGCGTGACGCTGGCCCGGGCGCTCGCGCCGCAGCCGGCCCTGCTGCTCCTCGACGAGCCGCTCTCCGCCCTCGACCGCGGGCTGCGCGAGCACCTCACCGGCGAGCTGCACGACATCCTGCGTGCGACCGGCACCACGGCCCTGTACGTCACCCACGACCACGACGAGGCGTTCACCGTGGCGGACCGGGTCGCCGTGATGGACGCCGGCCGTCTGCTGCAGGTCGACGCCCCGGACCGGCTGTGGTGGCGCCCGGTCAGCCGGGAGGTGGCCGCCTTCCTCGGCTACGGGCCCTTCCTGCCCGCCGAGGTCCGCCGCGACGTCGCCCGGACCGTCCTCGGTGAGGTGCCCCTGCGCACGGCGGTGCCCGACGGCGCAGCCCTGGTCGCCGTCGGCCCGGCCGCGCTGCACGTGGTCACCGGCGAGGGCTGGACGGGCGGCGACGACGTCGAGGTACCCGTGCTCGGCACAAGGTTCGTGCGGGGCCGCACCGAGGTGGACGTCACCCTGCCCGACGGCAGCCGGGCCACCGCCGTCGCACCCGGGGCCACGGTGGTGGGGGAGCGGGTGCAGGTGCGGCTGGACCCCGGGGCGGCCGTCGTCGTCCCCGCCTCACCCCACGATGACACACGGGTGGAGCCGGGCAGCGCCTGA
- a CDS encoding ABC transporter permease has product MTRPRTYAGARVAGAAAWALAAGLPLLFLGVFFAWPVLSLVGRGFLTDGALDLSAFTEVFARPRTWRIIGQTLTQAVLGTAGAVLLGIPGAYVLYRCRWRGRGLVRAFVTVPFVLPSVVVGVAFRSLLSEGGPLGFLGLDGTLAAIVLALVFFNYTVVVRTVGGMWARLDPRAEQAARALGASPVRAFRTVTLPALAPAIASAASIVFLFCATAFGVVLTMGGARSGTIETEIWVQTTQFLDLRAAAVLSVVQLVVVATALAVAGRTRTRRERALGLRTSDAGHRLTLIERTSARPRPGADLLPSVVTAIVVLGLLALPLVGLVVRSFRAPDGWGLGNYRALGTTGGDNALSVTVWEATADSLRVAVDATVLAVMVGTLVALVVSRRPRARAARRAVSLLDAVFMLPLGVSAVTVGFGFLITLDRPPLDLRSSLVLVPIAQAVVAVPLVVRAVLPVLRAIDPRQREVAAVLGASRWRVLSTVDGPYLVRGIGLAVGFAFAVSLGEFGATSFLARPDRPTLPVVIFRLLGRPGAENYGMALAAAVVLAVLTATVMALAEKLRTKEGSEW; this is encoded by the coding sequence ATGACCCGGCCGCGCACGTACGCGGGTGCCCGGGTTGCCGGAGCGGCGGCCTGGGCGCTCGCGGCTGGGCTGCCGCTGCTGTTCCTCGGCGTCTTCTTCGCCTGGCCGGTGCTGTCGCTGGTGGGCCGGGGCTTCCTCACCGACGGCGCCCTCGACCTGAGCGCCTTCACCGAGGTGTTCGCCCGCCCCCGGACCTGGCGGATCATCGGCCAGACGCTCACCCAGGCCGTCCTGGGCACGGCCGGGGCGGTGCTGCTGGGGATCCCGGGCGCCTACGTCCTCTACCGCTGCCGCTGGCGCGGCCGCGGCCTGGTGCGGGCGTTCGTGACCGTCCCGTTCGTGCTGCCCAGCGTCGTCGTCGGTGTCGCGTTCCGGTCGCTGCTCTCGGAGGGCGGGCCCCTGGGTTTTCTCGGCCTGGACGGCACCCTGGCCGCGATCGTGCTCGCCCTGGTGTTCTTCAACTACACCGTGGTGGTGCGCACGGTCGGTGGCATGTGGGCCCGGCTGGACCCGCGGGCGGAGCAGGCGGCGAGGGCGCTCGGGGCTTCCCCGGTCCGGGCCTTCCGTACCGTCACCCTCCCCGCGCTCGCGCCCGCGATCGCCTCGGCGGCCTCGATCGTCTTCCTCTTCTGCGCCACCGCCTTCGGGGTGGTCCTGACGATGGGCGGTGCCCGGTCCGGCACCATCGAGACGGAGATCTGGGTGCAGACCACCCAGTTCCTCGATCTGCGGGCCGCCGCGGTGCTCTCCGTGGTCCAGCTCGTCGTGGTCGCCACCGCCCTCGCGGTCGCCGGGCGCACCCGCACGCGCCGGGAGCGCGCGCTGGGCCTGCGCACGTCCGACGCCGGGCACCGGCTCACGCTCATCGAGCGCACCAGCGCGCGCCCACGCCCGGGCGCGGACCTCCTGCCTTCCGTCGTCACCGCCATCGTGGTCCTCGGACTGCTCGCGCTTCCGCTCGTGGGCCTGGTGGTGCGGTCCTTCCGCGCCCCTGACGGGTGGGGCCTGGGCAACTACCGCGCCCTCGGCACCACCGGCGGGGACAACGCGCTGTCGGTGACCGTGTGGGAGGCCACCGCAGACTCACTGCGCGTCGCGGTCGACGCCACCGTGCTCGCCGTCATGGTCGGCACGCTGGTGGCCCTGGTGGTCTCGCGGCGCCCCCGCGCGCGGGCCGCGCGGCGCGCGGTGAGCCTGCTCGACGCCGTGTTCATGCTGCCGCTGGGCGTCTCCGCGGTCACGGTCGGGTTCGGCTTCCTCATCACACTCGACCGCCCGCCGCTGGACCTGCGCTCGTCGCTGGTCCTCGTGCCCATCGCCCAGGCGGTCGTTGCCGTGCCGCTCGTGGTGCGGGCCGTGCTGCCCGTGCTGCGGGCGATCGACCCGCGCCAGCGCGAGGTGGCGGCGGTCCTCGGCGCGTCGCGGTGGCGCGTGCTGAGCACGGTGGACGGCCCCTACCTGGTCCGAGGCATCGGACTGGCGGTCGGGTTCGCGTTCGCCGTCTCGCTGGGGGAGTTCGGGGCGACGTCGTTCCTGGCCCGCCCGGACCGGCCCACCTTGCCGGTGGTGATCTTCCGCCTGCTGGGGCGGCCGGGCGCGGAGAACTACGGCATGGCGCTGGCCGCGGCCGTGGTGCTGGCGGTGCTGACCGCCACCGTCATGGCGCTGGCCGAGAAGCTGCGCACGAAGGAGGGATCCGAATGGTGA